Within the Methanomassiliicoccales archaeon genome, the region GTGGGAGAAATAGACATCCTCCTGGTCCAGGTCACCGGCCAGTCTGGCGCCCATCTCGATCAGGCGCTTCTCCAGGGCTTCCAGGTCCGGGCAGGGCACCTTGATCTCCAGTTCTATCATCGGAACAAACCTTACTCCGGGATGCAATATATAAATTGCTGGAGCCGAATGAAGGGTGCGATAGCATGGAAAGGAACGAACTGGGCCTACTGCACGTGTACACCGGCGAGGGGAAAGGCAAGACCACCGCCGCCCTAGGGCTGGTCCTTCGGGCCTGGGGACACGGTCTCAGGGTTTGCGTGGTCCAGTTCATGAAGAGGGGCGAGGACTACGGCGAGATACAGGCCCTGAGGAAGATTGGTGTAGATGTCTACCAGTTCGGGTCGGGAAAGCTGATTCGGAAGGGCCACCACTGCCAGGATGACGTGGACTGCGCCCGGCGGGCATTGGAGTTCTGCAGGTCGACGCTCAGCTGCGGGGAGTACGACCTGGTGGTATTGGATGAGGTGAACGTGGCCGCATATTTCGAGCTTGTACCGACAGGCGAAGTAATAGGGGCGCTCAGGGGACGGGGGAAGGAAGTGGAAGTGGTCTGCACAGGCCGTAACGCGCCAGACGAGCTCGTACGGGAGGCGGACATCGTCACGGTGATGACCATGGAGAAGCACCCCTACGACCAGGGACTGGTGGCCAGAAAAGGCATAGAATACTAACGTCAGTCCACTTTTCTATATTATTCTGATAAATATTATATATGGATGGGCCGCATTGTTTATATTCAGGAGCGTAAGCTATCCTTAAGGAGGGGCATCCATGGCACGATTCGATAAGCAGCTCAGAAGATGTAAGC harbors:
- the cobO gene encoding cob(I)yrinic acid a,c-diamide adenosyltransferase produces the protein MLEPNEGCDSMERNELGLLHVYTGEGKGKTTAALGLVLRAWGHGLRVCVVQFMKRGEDYGEIQALRKIGVDVYQFGSGKLIRKGHHCQDDVDCARRALEFCRSTLSCGEYDLVVLDEVNVAAYFELVPTGEVIGALRGRGKEVEVVCTGRNAPDELVREADIVTVMTMEKHPYDQGLVARKGIEY